The following proteins come from a genomic window of Candidatus Thiodiazotropha sp. CDECU1:
- a CDS encoding phosphatidate cytidylyltransferase gives MLKQRVITALILAPLVVAAVLLLPNGYLALIAALVITVGSMEWVRLSGIEATLLQIGYSFSLLICLLALYYLVPPGWVPGIMLLSVAWWLLALLRLVRYRADQPQSDSVPLRAVEGFIVLLPAWLALVSIHRIPTTGPGLLLFVLILIWSADIGAYFAGHRWGKHKLAPQVSPGKTREGVYGAMACALLCAIGLGIWLGSDVTQTLLIVMLCLATVLASVVGDLFESLIKRQRGVKDSGQLLPGHGGMLDRIDSLTAAAPVFLFGLILLGEAQ, from the coding sequence ATGTTGAAACAGCGCGTCATCACTGCCCTCATCCTGGCACCTTTGGTTGTCGCGGCGGTATTGTTGCTGCCTAATGGTTACCTGGCATTGATTGCCGCTTTAGTGATCACAGTCGGCAGTATGGAGTGGGTCAGGCTGAGTGGTATTGAAGCCACCTTGCTGCAGATTGGCTACTCATTTTCATTATTGATCTGCCTGCTAGCGCTCTACTATCTAGTACCGCCCGGCTGGGTGCCAGGGATTATGCTGCTCTCTGTGGCCTGGTGGTTACTCGCACTTCTACGCCTGGTTCGCTATCGTGCCGACCAGCCACAATCTGACAGCGTGCCACTTCGGGCGGTCGAGGGTTTTATCGTGCTCCTGCCTGCCTGGCTTGCACTGGTCTCGATACATCGGATTCCAACCACCGGTCCCGGGCTCCTGCTGTTTGTGCTGATCCTGATCTGGAGTGCGGATATCGGCGCCTATTTTGCGGGACATCGTTGGGGAAAGCACAAACTTGCTCCTCAAGTGAGTCCGGGAAAGACCCGCGAGGGTGTGTATGGCGCCATGGCCTGCGCCTTGCTTTGCGCCATTGGTCTGGGCATTTGGTTGGGTAGTGATGTAACTCAAACCCTATTGATTGTCATGCTCTGTCTGGCCACCGTGCTCGCATCTGTTGTTGGAGATCTGTTTGAAAGCCTGATTAAACGCCAACGGGGTGTCAAGGATAGTGGGCAACTGCTACCCGGACATGGCGGTATGCTG
- a CDS encoding isoprenyl transferase, which yields MTNGKTKESVPVENRLPKHIAIIMDGNGRWAKKRGLPRYAGHPAGVEAVRGVVEVCVERQIQVLTLFAFSSENWQRPQKEVNLIMDLFLRSLKKEVRRLDRNHVKLKVIGDCSAFPGNLREQIAEAENRTASNQGLLLQVAANYGGRWDITQAAKHLAERVQQGELSPDQIDEELLSQNLCFTGVPEPDLFIRTGGEQRISNFLLWQCAYTELYFTDLLWPDFNRKALEDALHDFSRRQRRFGRTDEQVRDQTAEAS from the coding sequence ATGACTAACGGCAAGACAAAGGAGTCCGTACCTGTCGAAAATCGATTGCCGAAGCATATCGCGATCATCATGGACGGTAACGGTCGTTGGGCGAAAAAGCGTGGTCTTCCCCGTTATGCCGGTCATCCGGCAGGTGTGGAGGCCGTTCGCGGGGTGGTCGAGGTCTGTGTCGAACGACAGATTCAAGTATTGACTCTGTTTGCGTTCAGTAGTGAGAACTGGCAACGGCCTCAAAAGGAAGTCAATCTCATCATGGACCTGTTTTTAAGGTCGCTGAAGAAAGAGGTTCGGCGCCTGGACCGCAACCATGTCAAACTCAAGGTGATCGGTGATTGCAGCGCCTTCCCCGGCAATCTCCGGGAACAGATTGCCGAGGCTGAAAACCGCACCGCATCCAATCAGGGTTTGTTGTTACAAGTGGCTGCCAACTACGGTGGACGTTGGGACATTACACAGGCCGCAAAACACCTGGCTGAACGGGTGCAGCAAGGTGAATTATCACCAGATCAGATTGATGAGGAGCTACTATCCCAGAACCTCTGCTTCACCGGTGTACCTGAACCGGACCTGTTTATCCGCACTGGTGGTGAGCAACGGATCAGCAACTTTCTTTTGTGGCAGTGTGCCTATACTGAACTCTACTTTACCGACCTGCTTTGGCCGGATTTCAACCGCAAGGCCCTGGAAGATGCGTTGCATGACTTTTCACGTCGACAACGACGCTTTGGCCGCACCGATGAGCAGGTACGGGATCAGACCGCAGAGGCCTCATAA
- the frr gene encoding ribosome recycling factor — translation MIDDIKKDAKTRMGKSVESLVHELAKVRTGRAHPSLLDHIRVDYYGSEVPISQVANINVEDARTLTVVPWEKPMVAVVEKAILTSDLGLNPMSAGTVIRVPMPPLTEERRKDLIRVVRHEAEGAKVAVRNIRRDANHDLKDLVKEKMISEDDEHRGQDVIQDLTDQHIKQVDELLAEKEKDLMEI, via the coding sequence ATGATAGACGACATTAAGAAAGATGCTAAAACCCGTATGGGCAAGAGTGTTGAGTCACTGGTGCATGAATTGGCCAAAGTGCGTACCGGTAGGGCTCATCCCAGTCTGTTGGATCACATTCGGGTTGACTACTACGGCTCGGAGGTGCCAATCAGCCAGGTCGCCAATATCAATGTGGAGGATGCGCGTACATTGACCGTGGTCCCTTGGGAAAAGCCCATGGTGGCAGTGGTCGAGAAGGCGATTCTTACTTCCGATCTGGGTCTCAATCCCATGAGCGCCGGTACCGTCATCCGCGTTCCCATGCCACCGCTGACTGAAGAGCGGCGCAAAGACCTGATTCGGGTTGTACGGCATGAGGCGGAGGGGGCTAAAGTCGCGGTACGGAATATCCGGCGTGATGCCAATCATGATCTCAAGGACCTGGTTAAGGAGAAGATGATTTCCGAAGATGACGAGCATCGTGGTCAGGATGTCATCCAGGACCTGACTGACCAGCATATTAAACAGGTTGACGAACTGTTGGCAGAGAAAGAGAAGGACCTCATGGAAATCTAA